The genomic region CTTGTACGCCCGCAAAGACCGGGACTTGCCGATGGCGGTACAAGCGATGGCCCATCTGCTCAGTGAAGAAATCAACTTGCGCGAAACGCCCTCGGCGCCGCGTATTTCCTGACTCTCAGGCCAGCTTCAGTGCTGCCGTTTCGGCATCGGCCCAGGCGAGATTCTGTTCTTTGGAACCCACATCGGATGTGCCGATACTGCGCCCGGCGACCCTTGCGCGGTCGCCATGAGCCAAAACGCCAAAGGAATTAAAACAATGAAAAAGGCACTGCACGGCGCAACCGTATTACTCACACTGTTCGGCGGCGGGGAGGCTGTCGCGCTGGAATGGATGAACAACAGCGTAGGATTTCGCTACGGGCAACAGTTCACCAATCCGAACAACCCGGATGAATTCAGCAAGCGTATCTACAGCTTCACCCACGCCAGCGGCTACCAGTACGGCAGCAACTACCTGAACCTCGATGTGTTCCTGTCCGACAGCCGCGACCCACGCAAGGGCACCGACCACGGCGGCAGCGAAGTGTATGCCGTGTACCGACATCAGCTGTATGCCTCACGGGTATTCGATGTGCCGCTGGGCACCGGGGTGATCAAGGATTACGCCCTCACCTTCGGCTTTGACGCCAACCGCAACAACAACCTGGCCTCGGCGAAAAAACGTGCACTGGTGATTGGCCCGACCTTGAAGTTCAACACCGTCGGCGTGCTGGACCTGAGCCTGATGTACTACAAGGAAAGAAACCATTCCGGCATTCCCGGCGCGAAAGAACCCGACCATACCTTCGACGATACCTACATGCTCAACCTGGCCTGGATGCGGCCTTTCGAGATCGGCAACCACGGGGCGAAGTTTCAGGGGTTTATCAATCACGTCGGGGAAAAGGGCGAGGACTTCCATGGTCGCGATACGGCGCCGGAAACCCTGATGCGCGCCGCGCTGATGGTGGCGGTACGCCCGGGAAAGAGCGTCAAGCCGAACCTGTATCTGGGGGTGGGTTACGAGTATTGGCATAACAAGTTCGGCGTAGACGGCGGCCGGGGCAGCCGCACATCAACGCCGACGGTGAACATGGAAGTGACGTTCTAGCGGGCGCGCACCAGGTCGGCATCCGCATCGTCAACCTTCGGCCGCGCCAGCCAATAGCCCAACACGGCCAATGGCGCGGTCGCCAGCATCACGATCGCGGTGATCAACAGCGGCTGGTCGATCATCGACGACACAATCAGGCTCCCTAGAAAGCACAGGCCCAACTGCAAGGTGTTCTGCAAGGCTGCCGCTTTGCCGGAATTTTCTGCAAACGGCATCAGCGCATTCGCCACCACGATCGGATAGCTGGCGCCATTGACCAGCGCCATCAGGCAGAACGGAATCAGCAAGGTGGCGAGCGTCGGCACGGTCAAGGTCGCGACCAGGTACAACGCGACCATGCTGATGCAGTACGCCAGCAGCAACCACGGCAACAAGGTCTTGCCCTGGAACCGCTGCAACGCGCTGCGGCAACTGTAGCCACCGATCAGGAACGACAGCGTTGGCAGCACGTAGCTCAAGCCGATGTCATTGGGGCTGTAGCCCATGCCGCCGAGGATGAACGGCGAGGCGGTGAGCCAGGCAAAGAAACTGGCCGAGCACGCGGCAAAGATCATCACGTTGCCGGTGAACACCCGCGACTTGAGCAATTGCCCATAGCCGAGCCGGGAACGTTCGGCATCGGTTGTCAGGCGTTTCGGCAGCGGTCTGAGAAACAACGTAGGCAGCAGCAGGAGCAACGACACCACCAACAACACACCGAAGATCGCCTGCCAGCCCCAGTGATTCAACATCAGCGCCCCCAGCAGCGGCGCCAGGGCCGGTGATAGAGACATCAGCGGCATGATGCCGGCGAACACACGATGGGCCTTGTCCGCCGGGTAGCGGTCGATCACCAGCGCCTGCCAACTGACAGCGGCGGAACACACGCCAATCGCCTGGACAAAACGCAAGGCCAACAGTTGCGGTGCGGTCTCCACCCAGAACATGCCCAGGCAACCGAGCACAAACAGGGAGAGGCCAGTGAGCAGGACCGGCTTGCGCCCGAGCCGGTCGGACAGCGGCCCCCACAGCAACTGCCCGACAGCGAAGCCGGCGAGGAAAATACTCAGGCTTGCGCCCACTGCGCCGGGGGAAATCTGCAGTTGCTCGCCCATGGCGCCAAACGCCGGCAAGTACATATCCATGGCCAGATAGCCGAGCATGCTCAGCCCCGCCAGGTACCAGGTGAATCCAAAAGAATTTTTCATTGAAGCCTTGTATAAACTGCCATCAAACTATTTGCTGACTGGCGCCTATTATGAAGCTGAGCATTTCCCTGTGAAGCGATAATAATTGAACACTCTTATCAATATTTTTGAAGGCAACCCCCATGTGGTCTGAATACTCCCTGGATGTCGTGGATGCGGTGGCCCGCCACGGCAGCTTCAGCGCCGCCGCCCAGGAACTGCACCGCGTGCCATCGGCCATCAGCTACACCGTGCGGCAAGTCGAAGAGTGGCTGGCAGTGCCGCTGTTTGTCCGACGTCATCGGGACGTGGAGCTGACGCCCGCCGGTAAATTGTTCGTCGACGAAACTCGTGGCGTCATGAAAAAAATGCTCGGCACCCGCCGGCTGTGCCAGCAAGTGGCCAATGGCTGGAGTGGCCAGTTGAAGGTCGCGGTGGATTCCATCGTTAAACAGCAGCGCTGTCGGCAACTGGTGCTGGATTTCTATCGGCAGTTCCCGGAGGTGGAATTGCTGATGGAATACGAGGTGTACAACGGTGTGTGGGATGCCCTGGCCGATGACCGCACCGATATCGTGATCGGCGCCACCAGCGCGGTGCCGGTGGCCAGTCAATTCACGTTTCGCGACATGGGCCTGCTGAACTGGCTGTGCGTGGTCAGCAGCCGCCATCCGCTGGCGGCGGAAGAAGGCCTGCTCAGCGATGACCAATTGCGGCCCTTCGCCTCCCTGTGCATGACCGACACCTCGCGCAACCTGCCCAAGCGCGACACCTGGACCCTGGATAACCAGCGTCGCTTGGTGGTGCCGCACTGGGCTTCGGCGATTGATTGCCTGCGGGACGGCCTGTGCGTCGGCATGGCACCGGCGCACCTGGTGCAGCCATGGATCGACCGCGGCGAGCTGAGTGCCCTGCAACTGTCCCGGCCCTTCCCCGCCAGCCCGTCGTGCGTGGCGTGGGCGCAGAACAAACTGTCGCCGGCCATGGCCTGGTTGCTGGATTACCTGGGGGATACCGAGACCCTGAATCAGGAATGGCTGAACGGGGTGCAGGTGGGCTCCGGCTACCCCGTTTGACTGATCGTTCCCACGCTCTGCGTGGGAATGCAGCCAGTGACGCTCCGCGTCAGCCTCATCCATGTCTAGTCCAGCAACCGGGAAAGTGCGCGCACGATCATTTCCACTTCCTTGGCATCGAGGGTCAGCGGCGGCAGCAGGCGAATGATCTTGCCCCGCGTGACGTTGATCAGCAGGCCATGCTCTTGCGCCGCACGCAGGGCCAGGTCGCGATGCGGGCTTGCCAGCTCGATGCCGATCATCAGCCCTTGCCCGCGAATCGCCAGCACCTGGGGATGCTCACTCAATTCCACCCGCAGGCGCGCCAGCAGCCGCTCGCCCTGTTGCGCCGCATTGTCCAGCAAGCCTTGCTCTTCAATGATTTCCAGCACCGTACACCCGACGCGACAGGCCAGCGGGTTGCCGCCAAAGGTGCTGCCGTGGCTGCCGGGGGTGAACAGCTGCGCAACGGAGGCCCGCGCCAGGCACGCGCCAATCGGCACGCCGTTGCCCAGGCCTTTGGCCAAAGTCATCACGTCCGGCAAGATGCCTTCATGCTGGAAAGCAAACCAGCGACCCGTGCGGCCGATCCCGGTCTGGATCTCATCAAGCATCAACAACCAGCCTTGCCGGGTGCAGTGCTCGCGCAAGGCTTTCAGATAACCCGGCGGCGCGACCTGCACACCGCTTTCGCCCTGGATCGGCTCCAGCAGCACCGCCACAATCCGCGCACCAAACTTCTGGGTCACGGCTTCCAAGGCCTTCAAGTCCCCAAAGCCAACCTTGATAAAATCCCCCGGCAACTGTTGAAACCCTAGCCGCACGGAAGGCCCGTCGCTGGCGGACATGGTGCCCAGGGTGCGCCCGTGAAAGGCATTCTCCATCACCACCACCAGCGGCTGTTCGATGCCCTTTTTCCAGCCATGCAGCCGGGCCAGTTTCAGTGCCGTCTCGTTGGCTTCGGCACCGGAGTTGTTGAAGAACGCCTGGTCCAGACCGGAAAGGTGGGTCAGCCGTCGGGCCAGCCGCTGCTGCCAGTCGATGCTGTAGAGGTTGGAGGTGTGCAGCAGCAAACCCGCCTGCTCACTGATGGCCGCCACCAGCCGTGGGTGGGAATGACCGACGTTGGTCACCGCCACACCGGCCACCGCGTCCAGGTATTCACGGCCCTGCTGGTCCCACAGGCGCGTGCCAAGGCCACGGGTAAAGCTCAGGGGCGACGGTTGATAAGTGGTCATCAGGCAGGCGGCGGTCATGGCATCAGGCTCCAGTGCATCGTAGTGATGGCACCAGTATCGTTAGCCACCTGAGCTGGATAAACTGCGCAACACTGCGATCACTTTAAATCAGGGCTTGATAATGGATCTGTTCCAGGCGATGACGGTGTACGTGAAAGTGGTGGAAGCCGGCAGCATGACGGCGGCGGCGCAGGTGTGCGGCATGTCCACCACCATGGTCGGCAATCACCTGCGCGCCCTGGAGCAACGCCTGGGGGTCAGCCTGCTCAAGCGCACCACCCGCAAGCAAAGCCTGACCGAGTTTGGCGGGATTTATTACCAGCGGTGCCTGGAGGTGCTGGGCCTGGTGGCCGACTCCGAGCAGATGGCCGAACAAGCCAACAGTGACGTGCCCAAGGGCCTGCTGCGGATCACCGCCCCCCCGGCCTTTGGCACCGAACGCCTGGCACCGGCGCTCAGCGAATTTTCCCGGCGCTACCCACAGATCAAGCTGTACGTGGTGCTGAGCAACCAGCGGATGGACATGGTCGACAGCGGCTTCGACGTGGCCATCCGCTTGGGCGAGCTGGACGCTCCAAGCCTGATTGCCCGCCCCATGCAGGATTACACCATCACCCTCTGCGCCTCTGCGGAGTACCTGGCGCGCCGTGGCACACCTCAACGCCCCGATGATCTGCAACAACATGACTGCCTGGCATTCGCTTACCCGTCGACCGACGATTGGCGCAACGCCGACAAGTTGTGGCGAATGCGCGGCGCAGAGGGCGAAGTGGAAATTCCGGTTTCCGGCTCATTGACCATCAACAGTTCGCAGGCCTTGCGCCAGGCTGCCCTGGAAGGCATGGGCATCGTGATGTTGCCTGACGCCCTGGTCGAGCCAGACTTGCGGGCCGGGAAACTGGTGGCATTACTGACGGACTACCAACTGCCCAGCCGACCAATGCACTTGCTCTACGCCCAGGACCGCTATCGCCTGCCCAAGCTGCGGGCCTTTGTGGATTTCGTCATGGAGAAATGGGCGCGCTAGAGGCTCACCCCCAGTTCGATCAAGCGCTCACGGGTCTGCGCGGCAGATACGTGGTGAACCCCTTGCCAACCAAGCGCAATGGCCGCCTCGATATTGCCGGCTACGTCGTCAATAAACACCACTTCACCCGGCTGGATATCCGGCAGATGGGCGCGCACCTGAGCCAGGCTGGCGTGGTAGATCGCGGGATCGGGCTTGATCAGTTTGATTTCGCCGGACACCACGATGTCGCGAAAATATTGCAGGAACGGGTAGTTGGCCCGGGCATAGGGAAAGGTTTCGGCGGACCAGTTGGTCAGGCCGAACAGCGGCATCTTCGCCTCATGCAAGGCTTCGAGGATCGCCACACCCTCCGGCAATGCGCCCCGCAGCATCTCGTGCCAGCGGTCGTAGTACGCCTGGATCAAGGGTTCGTGCTGTGGATGCTCGGCAATCAGCGTGCGGGTCGCCTCGGCCAGGCTGCGCCCGGCGTCCTGCTCGGTGTTCCAGGCCTGGGTGCAGACCGTGTCCAGGAACTGCTGGCGCTCATGGTCGTCGGCAATCAGCTGGCGGTAGAGATGGTGCGGGTTCCAGTCGAACAGGACACCGCCGAAATCAAAAACGACTGCACGAATCGTCATGTAGATCCTCCGTTAGCGTGGGTGTGATAACGGCCGCAGTCTGGCATGACGCGCACAAAAAAGCGGCCCCTGGAGGCCGCTTCTTCGTTACCGCAAGCGCTTAAGCCTGAACCAGGCCCTTGATCTTCACGGTCGGATTGACGTCAGCGTCGTAGTCCACGCCGTCGATCTCGAAACCGAACAGGCGCAGGAACTCCGCCTTGTAGCCGGCAAAATCGCTGATCTCGTTGACGTTGTCGTCAGAGACCTGATTCCACAGGGCCGCTACCGCGTCCTGAACCTTCGGCTCAAGTTCCGCGAGGTCCGCACGCAGGCGGCCGTCGGCGTCGAGCTTGGGCTCTTTGCCATACAGGCTGTCCTTGAACAGGCCGTAGACCTGCTCGATGCAACCTTCGTGGGTACCCTGCTCTTTCATCACTTTAAACAGCAGCGACAGGTACAGCGGCATGATCGGGATCGCCGAGCTGGCCTGGGTCACTACGGCCTTGAGTACCGACACACGGGCATCGCCCTTCAGTGCCGCCAGGTTTTCGCGCAGGGTCAGGACTTTCTTGTCGAGGTCCTTCTTGGCTTCGCCGATGGAGCCGTTCCAGTAGATATCCTGGGTCAGCTTCTCGCCAAGGTAGGTGAACGCAGTGGTCTTGGCGCCTTCGGCCAACACGTCGGCGTCACGCAGGGCGTCGATCCACAGCTGCCAGTCTTCGCCGCCCATGACTTTCACGGTGCCGTCGATTTCTTCCTGGGTAGCCGGCTCAAGGGTGGTGTCGACCACGATGCCCTTGTCGGTATTGATACCGCGCAGGGTCACGGCCTTGCCGATCGGCTTCAGGGTGGAGGTGTGCACCACGCCTTGCGGGTCGGTACGGCGTGGCGCGGCCAGGCTGTAGACCACCAGGTCGATCTTGCCCAGGTCTTTCTTGATGGTTTCGATGGTCAGGCGCTTGATCTCGTCGGAGAACGCATCGCCGTTGATGCTCTTGGCGTACAGGCCTTTTTCCAGCGCAAACTTCTCGAAGGCGGCGCTGTTGTACCAGCCGGCAGAGCTGAGCTTGCCTTCTTCGCCTTCTTTCTCAAAAAACACGCCCAGGGTGTCGGCGCCGCAGCCAAAGGCAGCGCTGATGCGCGCAGCCAAGCCGTAGCCGGTGGAAGCCCCGAGGACCAGCACCTTTTTCGGGCCGCCTTCAATGGCACCGTGTTCGGTCACGTAGTCGATCTGCTCTTTGACATTCGCTTCACAGCCAACCGGGTGAGCGGTCACACAGATAAAGCCACGAACCCGCGGTTTGATGATCATAAAATTTCTGCCTCTTCCAAGGTGCCGAAGGCCAATGGTGGCCATTACAGCGTCAATCGTACCGGTCTATGACGCCCGGAAAACCGAAGCGTCACGATAGTCGCAAATCTTCTGTTCACAAAATGCTATCCGCAACACCGCCGACCTGACCATCCGCCGAGGCATTTTAGGGGGACAACGGTAAAAATCTGTGCTGCGACTTCACAAATTTCCAGCATTTAAAACGCCACGTGAGGGCGATAACACCCTATCATGACCATATTATTTCGATATGTTTCGGCTCGGGCATGATGCCCACGGGTTGACTGACGCCTTTGCCTGGCCTGCCAGTCAATCGCGGACGGTTTTGAAGCAATCGAAAACCGTCCGATGGAGCCCAGTTTCATGAGTAAGAGTGTCATCCGCAAACGCCTGGCATCCGCCGCTTGGGTCCTTGGCGTATTGCTGTTCATTTATTGCTTCCCGAAGACCACACTGGTGTTTCTGCTGCTGGTGGTGTTCTGTGGACTGTATGACTTCCTGCGCAATGGCCTGTATGACAGCGCGACCATCAAGAAGTATTTCATCGGCAACGGGCGCAATACCTGGCTGCTGGCACCGTTCAACACGCTGTTCGATTTGTTGAGCCAGCGTAATCGGCACGTTTATAAAATGAACGACCTGCCGCCGGCCTGGCGCGAAGACCTGCAAAAGGTGATCGACGACGCCATGGCCAACAAAGACGAGATCATCCAGTACCTGGATGAGCGCATGGCCGAGAAAAAACGCGGCATGCTGTTTTTCCAATGGTACGGCCGCCCGATCGAGACCACCCTGGATATCCCGCAACTGCGGGAAAAACTGCCCTACGTGAAAACCATCGGCGTGTCGGTGTTCAACGAAAACCGTTCCACCTCGTTTCACTTCGGCCCGCTGCGCATGATGTTCCGCGTGCTCTACAACATGGCACCGGCGCCCCATCACGACGGCGTCTATATCCAGGTCGGCAAGCACAAGCACTACTGGCACGATGACCCGCTGTTTATCTTTGACGACACGCTGATGCACGCCTCCTTCAACAAGAACGACGCCAAGCGCTACTGCCTGTTCATCGATATCGTGCGGCCAACCCTGGTGCCGTCGTTGCTCAACGGCCTGATCGCGGGCTTTGCCGGAGCGGTCTTTACCTTGCGGCGGTTTTTCTACAAAAACTGGAAGCTGATTCAGTAACTTCTGCGGCATGATGGTGCGCGACGGTGTTTGCGCTCGGCTCCAGTGCCGGGGAAAATGCCAGTCCAATGCGACCGAAAACGGCGCGCACTATCCTCAAGCCACTGGCCATGCATGGTCCGGTGGCCGTGCTTTCAGGGAATCAGAATGCCCCAAAGACAAGTCATCAATGCCTCCGTAAGCCCTAAAGGCAGCCTTGAAACGCTGTCGCAACGTGAAGTCCAGCAACTGAGCGAAGCCGGTACCGGCAGCATCTACACCCTCTTCCGTCAATGCGCCCTGGCCATTCTCAACACCGGCGCGCACATCGACAACGCCAAGACCATCCTCGACGCCTATAAAGATTTCGAAGTGCGCATCCACCAGCAGGACCGTGGCGTGCGCCTGGAACTGCTGAACGCCCCGGCCGACGCCTTCGTCGATGGCGAAATGATCGCCAGCACCCGGGAAATGCTGTTCAGCGCCCTGCGTGACATCGTCTACACCGAAAACGAACTGGACAGCCAGCGCATCGACCTGAGCAGTTCCCAGGGCATCACCGACTACGTGTTCCACCTGCTGCGCAACGCCCGCACCCTGCGCCCGGGCGTCGAGCCGAAGATCGTGGTGTGCTGGGGCGGGCACTCGATCAATACCGAAGAATACAAATACACCAAGAAAGTCGGCCACGAACTCGGCCTGCGCAGCCTCGACGTGTGCACCGGATGCGGCCCCGGCGTGATGAAAGGCCCGATGAAGGGCGCGACCATTTCCCACGCCAAGCAACGCATTACCGGCGGGCGCTACCTGGGCCTGACCGAGCCCGGGATCATCGCCGCCGAGGCGCCGAACCCGATCGTCAATGAGCTGGTGATTTTGCCGGACATCGAAAAGCGCCTGGAAGCCTTCGTGCGCGTCGGCCACGGCATCATCATCTTCCCGGGCGGCGCCGGCACTGCCGAGGAGTTCCTGTACCTGCTGGGCATCCTGATGCACCCGGACAACCACGACGTGCCGTTTCCGGTGATCCTCACCGGGCCGAAACACGCCGCGCCGTACCTGCAACAGCTGCACGCGTTTGTCGGCGCAACCCTCGGCGAAGCGGCCCAAGCCCACTACCAGATCATCATCGACGACCCGGCTGAAGTAGCACGGCAGATGACCGTCGGCTTGAAAGCGGTCAAACAGTTCCGCCGTGAGCGCAACGACGCGTTCCACTTCAACTGGCTGCTGAAGATCGACGAAGGCTTCCAGCGCCCGTTCGATCCGACCCATGCCAACATGGCCAGCCTGCAACTGAGCCACGCCCTGCCGCCCCATGAACTGGCGGCCAATCTGCGCCGAGCGTTCTCGGGGATTGTGGCGGGCAACGTCAAGGACAAGGGCATCCGCCTGATCGAGCAGAACGGGCCGTATGAGATCCATGGCGACCCGGCGATCATGAAGCCGCTGGACGAGTTGCTGAAGGCGTTTGTGGAGCAGCACCGGATGAAACTGCCAGGCGGCGCCGCCTACGTGCCGTGCTACCGCGTGGTGCAGTGAGTCAGCGCTGAACCGCTACGCACTTGATCTCCAGCAGCAAGCCTGGATTGGCCAGTTCTGATACGCCAATGACCGTCCAGGCGCACAACCCTCGGGGGAACACGCGGTTTTTCACCTCACGGAAAACCGCCATGTGTTCACTCAGGTTCACGTGGTAGGTAGTCATGTCGACCACGTCTTCGAAGGTGCACCCACACTCCTCCAATACCAGCCGCAGGCTCTCCCAGGCTGCGATGAACTGCGCCTCGGGGTCGGTGATGACTTCCAGGTTTTCCGTGCGGCCGACCTGGCCAGCGCAGTACAAGGTCTTGCCGACTTTTACCGCCGGGACGTAGCCGGCGCGTTCGACGATGGGGTGCATGGAGGTAGGGATGATGAGGTGGCGGTCGGTCATATGTTGTATCTCTTTGAGCAGCAGTATTCGATGCCGGGAAGAAAGCGGTTGGGCTATCTTTTTACCGCCTGGCGCTACTCAGCGCATCCAAAAGTTTGCCCAAGGAACCTGGTCAATGAACAACAAACCTGAGCCTCAACCCACAACAGTCAGCGTTCAAGCGCTGATAAGGTCTGATTCGTTGCCTCGACAAACCGATCAGCATTGATCAAATGACACACGCCTGCGCCAAGCAGGCATCAAAATCCTCCTGGCTGGCTGGAACTCTCTTTCACGGTTCGCGTAACCTTTGGCCTATCCACGTCATATGCATGACGACTGACCCAAATCTGGAAGAACCAAAGTGCGCAAACTTCCGCTACTTTTCCTGACGCTGATGCCCTCCCTCGCCCTCGCCGAAGCCATCACCTGGCCCGACCTGCCCGACACCTGCTTCGTCAGCGGGCGTTCCGCTACCAGTCAGGATGTGGACACCGGTTGTGCGGCGTTTCTGATCAATGTGAAGGGCAAGGCGGCAGGCACGCCGATCAAGCTGGATATCCCGCAGTACGCCATGCATGTCGACGAAGGCACCGGCAAGGAAACACCAGTGATCCTCATCCAGGCGGAAGAGAATGGCGATGTTAAAGCTGTAGGTTACAAGGAGCTTGGCACCGGCCAGTTGGGCGCGGCGCTGCTCAGGGAAGTTCGGCTTCTGGGTACAAAGAAGCCGATTTAAGCCATTGGAAATCGGTCAGCGAACCCAACCGCCGCCTTGCCAGTGATAGCCGTCATTGCGCTGTACCCAGTGCGGATGCACATAGCGATAACCCGGGCGCTCCGGCTCCCAGTGACCATGCACTGCCACATAACGCCCACCTTCCCAACGCCAGTAGCCACGCGACCACAGGTAACCTGGCCGCCCTTCCGGCTCGACCTCAATGACCTGCACCGGCGGCGGTTGCGGCGCGACGACTTCTACATATTCACGCTGCACCGGTCGTCGATCATGCACGACCCGCTCCTCTACGCACCCGGAAGCCGCGACGACCAGAGCCGCCAATGCCGCATAACGTAACAACATACAGAATCCTCGGGCGTCACCGCCCAGCGTTTACACCAGAAAAAATGCCCCCTTGTTCCAGCCGCGCTCCTGCTTGGCTATAAGACTTTTTAACAGGTGCCAACTGTCAGCTTGCTGAACCCACGGGTGGACGGCAGGTAAAGAAAAACTGACCTTTTCAGGATGTACACGCCGCGGCCGGTTGCTTCAAACGCACCAAAATCAGCCCCGCCGCCACCACGGCGATTCCTATATACGTCGATGCATAAATCACATCGCCAAACATGAGAGCAGCCCACACCAGTGTCACCGGTGGCTCCAGGTACACCAGGGCCGCCACATGGGTGGCTGTCATGACCCGCAGCAACATCCACAAACTCAGGTACGCCATGAAGGTTGAAAACACCGTCAGCCAAATGATGGAGACCCACACATCGGGAGCCCGGGGAATGCTCAGCGTATCGGT from Pseudomonas yamanorum harbors:
- a CDS encoding nucleoside-binding protein, whose translation is MKKALHGATVLLTLFGGGEAVALEWMNNSVGFRYGQQFTNPNNPDEFSKRIYSFTHASGYQYGSNYLNLDVFLSDSRDPRKGTDHGGSEVYAVYRHQLYASRVFDVPLGTGVIKDYALTFGFDANRNNNLASAKKRALVIGPTLKFNTVGVLDLSLMYYKERNHSGIPGAKEPDHTFDDTYMLNLAWMRPFEIGNHGAKFQGFINHVGEKGEDFHGRDTAPETLMRAALMVAVRPGKSVKPNLYLGVGYEYWHNKFGVDGGRGSRTSTPTVNMEVTF
- the punC gene encoding purine nucleoside transporter PunC, with product MKNSFGFTWYLAGLSMLGYLAMDMYLPAFGAMGEQLQISPGAVGASLSIFLAGFAVGQLLWGPLSDRLGRKPVLLTGLSLFVLGCLGMFWVETAPQLLALRFVQAIGVCSAAVSWQALVIDRYPADKAHRVFAGIMPLMSLSPALAPLLGALMLNHWGWQAIFGVLLVVSLLLLLPTLFLRPLPKRLTTDAERSRLGYGQLLKSRVFTGNVMIFAACSASFFAWLTASPFILGGMGYSPNDIGLSYVLPTLSFLIGGYSCRSALQRFQGKTLLPWLLLAYCISMVALYLVATLTVPTLATLLIPFCLMALVNGASYPIVVANALMPFAENSGKAAALQNTLQLGLCFLGSLIVSSMIDQPLLITAIVMLATAPLAVLGYWLARPKVDDADADLVRAR
- the punR gene encoding DNA-binding transcriptional activator PunR gives rise to the protein MWSEYSLDVVDAVARHGSFSAAAQELHRVPSAISYTVRQVEEWLAVPLFVRRHRDVELTPAGKLFVDETRGVMKKMLGTRRLCQQVANGWSGQLKVAVDSIVKQQRCRQLVLDFYRQFPEVELLMEYEVYNGVWDALADDRTDIVIGATSAVPVASQFTFRDMGLLNWLCVVSSRHPLAAEEGLLSDDQLRPFASLCMTDTSRNLPKRDTWTLDNQRRLVVPHWASAIDCLRDGLCVGMAPAHLVQPWIDRGELSALQLSRPFPASPSCVAWAQNKLSPAMAWLLDYLGDTETLNQEWLNGVQVGSGYPV
- a CDS encoding aspartate aminotransferase family protein; translated protein: MTAACLMTTYQPSPLSFTRGLGTRLWDQQGREYLDAVAGVAVTNVGHSHPRLVAAISEQAGLLLHTSNLYSIDWQQRLARRLTHLSGLDQAFFNNSGAEANETALKLARLHGWKKGIEQPLVVVMENAFHGRTLGTMSASDGPSVRLGFQQLPGDFIKVGFGDLKALEAVTQKFGARIVAVLLEPIQGESGVQVAPPGYLKALREHCTRQGWLLMLDEIQTGIGRTGRWFAFQHEGILPDVMTLAKGLGNGVPIGACLARASVAQLFTPGSHGSTFGGNPLACRVGCTVLEIIEEQGLLDNAAQQGERLLARLRVELSEHPQVLAIRGQGLMIGIELASPHRDLALRAAQEHGLLINVTRGKIIRLLPPLTLDAKEVEMIVRALSRLLD
- a CDS encoding LysR family transcriptional regulator; translated protein: MDLFQAMTVYVKVVEAGSMTAAAQVCGMSTTMVGNHLRALEQRLGVSLLKRTTRKQSLTEFGGIYYQRCLEVLGLVADSEQMAEQANSDVPKGLLRITAPPAFGTERLAPALSEFSRRYPQIKLYVVLSNQRMDMVDSGFDVAIRLGELDAPSLIARPMQDYTITLCASAEYLARRGTPQRPDDLQQHDCLAFAYPSTDDWRNADKLWRMRGAEGEVEIPVSGSLTINSSQALRQAALEGMGIVMLPDALVEPDLRAGKLVALLTDYQLPSRPMHLLYAQDRYRLPKLRAFVDFVMEKWAR
- a CDS encoding HAD family hydrolase, with translation MTIRAVVFDFGGVLFDWNPHHLYRQLIADDHERQQFLDTVCTQAWNTEQDAGRSLAEATRTLIAEHPQHEPLIQAYYDRWHEMLRGALPEGVAILEALHEAKMPLFGLTNWSAETFPYARANYPFLQYFRDIVVSGEIKLIKPDPAIYHASLAQVRAHLPDIQPGEVVFIDDVAGNIEAAIALGWQGVHHVSAAQTRERLIELGVSL
- the fabV gene encoding enoyl-ACP reductase FabV produces the protein MIIKPRVRGFICVTAHPVGCEANVKEQIDYVTEHGAIEGGPKKVLVLGASTGYGLAARISAAFGCGADTLGVFFEKEGEEGKLSSAGWYNSAAFEKFALEKGLYAKSINGDAFSDEIKRLTIETIKKDLGKIDLVVYSLAAPRRTDPQGVVHTSTLKPIGKAVTLRGINTDKGIVVDTTLEPATQEEIDGTVKVMGGEDWQLWIDALRDADVLAEGAKTTAFTYLGEKLTQDIYWNGSIGEAKKDLDKKVLTLRENLAALKGDARVSVLKAVVTQASSAIPIMPLYLSLLFKVMKEQGTHEGCIEQVYGLFKDSLYGKEPKLDADGRLRADLAELEPKVQDAVAALWNQVSDDNVNEISDFAGYKAEFLRLFGFEIDGVDYDADVNPTVKIKGLVQA
- a CDS encoding aspartyl/asparaginyl beta-hydroxylase domain-containing protein, whose amino-acid sequence is MSKSVIRKRLASAAWVLGVLLFIYCFPKTTLVFLLLVVFCGLYDFLRNGLYDSATIKKYFIGNGRNTWLLAPFNTLFDLLSQRNRHVYKMNDLPPAWREDLQKVIDDAMANKDEIIQYLDERMAEKKRGMLFFQWYGRPIETTLDIPQLREKLPYVKTIGVSVFNENRSTSFHFGPLRMMFRVLYNMAPAPHHDGVYIQVGKHKHYWHDDPLFIFDDTLMHASFNKNDAKRYCLFIDIVRPTLVPSLLNGLIAGFAGAVFTLRRFFYKNWKLIQ
- the ppnN gene encoding nucleotide 5'-monophosphate nucleosidase PpnN; the encoded protein is MPQRQVINASVSPKGSLETLSQREVQQLSEAGTGSIYTLFRQCALAILNTGAHIDNAKTILDAYKDFEVRIHQQDRGVRLELLNAPADAFVDGEMIASTREMLFSALRDIVYTENELDSQRIDLSSSQGITDYVFHLLRNARTLRPGVEPKIVVCWGGHSINTEEYKYTKKVGHELGLRSLDVCTGCGPGVMKGPMKGATISHAKQRITGGRYLGLTEPGIIAAEAPNPIVNELVILPDIEKRLEAFVRVGHGIIIFPGGAGTAEEFLYLLGILMHPDNHDVPFPVILTGPKHAAPYLQQLHAFVGATLGEAAQAHYQIIIDDPAEVARQMTVGLKAVKQFRRERNDAFHFNWLLKIDEGFQRPFDPTHANMASLQLSHALPPHELAANLRRAFSGIVAGNVKDKGIRLIEQNGPYEIHGDPAIMKPLDELLKAFVEQHRMKLPGGAAYVPCYRVVQ
- a CDS encoding RidA family protein yields the protein MTDRHLIIPTSMHPIVERAGYVPAVKVGKTLYCAGQVGRTENLEVITDPEAQFIAAWESLRLVLEECGCTFEDVVDMTTYHVNLSEHMAVFREVKNRVFPRGLCAWTVIGVSELANPGLLLEIKCVAVQR